Genomic DNA from Macadamia integrifolia cultivar HAES 741 chromosome 6, SCU_Mint_v3, whole genome shotgun sequence:
TGCAGAGGGGAGAATGCGGGCGTGGCAACGTTCCAACGTGGCTACCGAGGGTGGAGATAGAATTAGGGGAGAGATAAGGTGTAACAACTGTGGACTAAAGCTTTGAACATTTTCTCCTAATCTAATAGTTCTCtcaaatcctacggttaaaATCTTGCTAGCACACATGATACAAAGGTGTTTTGCTAGCTTTCCGATACTTCTCCCtttatcttattatattttttgtactatttttttttttttttcctttttgtgtttGACTACCAAATAAAGTATAAGACCTTCAAAGTCTACACCGGTAAATCATGGGTATTGGGTTTCCATCGATATCATTGTTTGTAGCCGATCACTCAGATCAGAAAAGAATCAGCCAAGATTGACCCCAATCCTGATCAATTTGATACCGATCCACTAATAAGATATGTAAGGGTAATATGGTCTAGAAACGAATTttgtttttcaagaaaaaaaaaattaaatccatTTGATCCAGTCCGATCCCGATGGGTTGAGGGTTGAGGGTTGAGGGTTGAGGGTTGAGACAGATCCCGATACGGATCCCGAGTTCTAAAAccttgaattattattattattattatttttgttaaactttatttttttaggttaaACTAAACCTTGATATTGTTCGATATTCTAATTCTTAACCGTTACTTTGTATCGAACGCGCTTGTCTTTATTCAGAAAggaaacggaaaaaaaaaaaattaaaaaaaatccgaTCATCTTATTATGCTTTTCAAGTCGTCTGTTCAAAAGTCGATTAATTCTCAGGTCTGGTCTTTGCTGTTTGGTCTCTGAACACAAAAGAAAGCTTTGGTTCTAACTTGAAAGCAATCTCATCGGAGTTGgggtcatcgtcatcatcagcATAATCCTCTTGTTCTTTTCAATTGTAGGAGCGTGCTACGTTTTTGATACGTTATacgaaatgaaaaaaatgaaaaatctgcTCAAACCCAAACCAGATCCACAACAACAATTGAGAGATTGGCAGAGACGTCTCAGGCAAGAGTGCCGCAACATTGAACGCCAAATCCGAGGTATGTTTCATCCTCTCAGTTCCTTGTATTCCCCTAATTCCATTTCTCTTACCTTCGCTGTAATTTGACTTCTTCGTTACGGGAATCCAAATCTAACTAATGGATTCGTTTGCTTCCATGATTCTTATAAGTTTTCGTGTACTGTTCGTtcgaggtttttttttttttttcttctgatttttcctttttaattcgTATCTTCTACCCTCCTCCCCCTAGATGTGCAGAGAGAACAGAAAAGTGTAGAGAAAGCGATTAGAGAAGCTGCCAAGAGAAATGACATGGTCTCAGCAAAGGTAGGATTTGAATACTGCAACTGTGAATTTTCATTGATATACTCTCCATTTTTTCTGGACGCCTAGTCGACCAAGGCGCCCTTCACGCTTGAacgcctaggcgtcgccttgGCAATTTTACTTCCAACTCTCATTGTCAAAACAAAATACAAGAAATTGTTGAAAAAACAGAAACCTTTGAACAACTCTGGACCATTTGGAAATGGAAACTGCGCAATACAAATGTGCCATACGATTGAATTGGAGCCTAAATTTAAACTTCAACTACGTATGGTGTCTTATTCTCTTTCAAccatttggatatgtgtggttGGCATGCCTTATGGCAGGAGGGGGGTGTTCAGGAACTGCAATTCCATCAATGCTGCTGGAGCTGGTTCCTTTTTTGCTTCATTATCATCGTCATTATTTTATAATTCATATTGCAACTCAATAATGAATACTTTTTCTTAGATTTTCTTGTTTTGTAATGTTAGGCACTCGCTAAGGAGATTGTGAGATCAAAAAGAGCTGTAAACCGACTTCACGAGAACAGGGCACAACTTAATTCGATCTCAATGCATCTCGGAGAAAGTGTTGGTATAAGCATTTAAATATGAAATCATATTTCTTACTCATGCAAACTCTGGTTGATTTGAATTTATACATTTAATTCACATCAAGAATTGGTatcttaaacttttttttttccagatcaGAGCATTACACCATTTTATGTACATTGATTGGGCATCCTTGGGGAATCAATGTTTATTGTTTATTATAACATCAATAAACATTCTAGTTTGTCtagagtttttttatttttttccttcttctaggAAGGGTCGGGGTGGCTTATTGTCTTTATAAGAATTGTGTCAAAGTCTTTACTGAAAGGGTATCTATGCATTTCTTGAAAATGGAGCAGGTTTACTTTTCCATTGTTTTTCCAACAAAAGCAATGAAATTGTTTTTCTGAAATATGTGGGTTATATGTATTATcttttgaagaacttcaatcTTAGGTTGAACAGAGACTGGTTAGTCATCAAAGTACCAGATCAAACATAGCAAATTGCGGAATTACAAAGTTTATGGCAGACCCAGTTTGAATAGTTTtctcatgaaaagaaaaaagtaggaAAAGGTAACAGCACATAGAACTGTAAGTAGAAGAATCAGGGATGATGCTTCATTTTCAAGATCAATTATTATACCATACTAGTGATATAATCTTCAGATATCCTGTCGATCATAACAGGTTTAGTATCTGTATTTTCCTTATTGCTTCCCAAATATTGTGGAACCTATTCAAATACATTTTCTTCTAGATTTCTACTTATGAGGAGAAAGTCATTTTAGATAATCTTATGATAAAAAATGGCTTTTGTAGATAGGTTTTGGGAACCTGGCTTCTTGCCTAAATTTCATGCACCTTCATACAagacaacctttttttttccccttaaactTCTAACTTGTCATGGAGATAACAGTATTATGGTGATGCAGCTCTGTTGCCTGAATGGTACTATACAGAAGCTTAGATGCCAAACAGATGCCGAGTATTGAAGAGGATATAAATTATCTTTGTTAGAGCACATGTGcaagagcaagagagagaaataggtTGTTAGAGGTGACAGGGATCTCCAGATTTTGGATTGCAATGCTAGAAGAgaaatttgatttatatatcTTGATTGATTTCTGAAGCTGTTAGCCTTCATATCATGGATGATTCCAATACTTCTATTACCTTCTATTGTTTCATCTTGAAAATACTGCTTCTTTATGTTTACCCAAATTATCCTCCTATTCCAATCATGCTTATTACGATTTTACCCTTGGACCATACATGTGTATCAGGATCAGAAAGGTCAGGGTCGGGGACCAGTCAAGGCCGATACCATTCCGATCCAGCTGATACTGACCGATTCGATCCGAATTTTAGAACAATGCTTGTTACCTGCTACCCCTTTCACTGTGTGACCATCTGTATTCTTGTGTCACCTGCCTCTTTGTTCACCTTTCTTTAGTTAAGTGCCTTGTTGCCTGAACAGTTAGCTGCTAGACACTCATATCAGATGCTAGTagatgatattttattttctttgcattttttttttaaaaccatagTTCTCATTAAAGTTGCAAATGATTTCCAGGTTTGAAAAATATAACTCAGTTTTCCTTTTGGGCACAGCTAGGAAAACATTCTTACACCTAACCTATTTTATGCCAAAATAAACAGCTCTGTTTTATTTAGGCAGTATTTCATCCTAatgaatggttttttttttttttgtttgaattgcAGCAATTGCTCGAACAGTTGGTCATTTATCAAAGAGTACTGAGGTCATGAAACTTGTCAATAACCTCATGAAGGCTCCTGAGGTGGCTGCTACAATGCAAGAGTTCAGCAAAGAAATGAccaaggtatttttttttttccttctcttaatTTGCACCATTTACTTAAGCACCGATCTTCCTGTTATTTATTCAGAAATGATACATCCTAACCACACATCAGTCCTTCATTTTTACCCCTGATGTTACGTCCTAATGCtttagcttcttcatcttcaattccattcgtattaaaaaaaaaaaaaaaaaaaagactgccACAGATGGTGCTAACTGGAAGAAATGCTACTGAGCCTCTGATCctgctttcaattttttaagTGCCTGGTAATTTGAAATAAGATACACTTGTACCTTCTATATGGATCAAAGTGATAATGAATTCAACATTTATTTAGTGGTCTTATTTTCCGTTGTCAATATTAGGTTAAGCATCCCTCATTTAAGGAAAGGGGGAGGGACATTTCTTAACACCTAGTACATGGATCATGGTGGTTGGGAACTTTGATCTGTTTGCGTGAAACTAACTGCTTGTCTATGTGTGGCATGTAGGCTGGTGTAATTGAAGAGATGGTGAATGATGCTGTTGACACAGCTTTAGATTCAGAAGATATAGAGGAAGAGACAGAAGAAGAAGTTGATAAGGTTTTGAGTGAATTAGCTGGTGAAACTGCTGCACAGCTCCCTGAATCTGTCAGGAAGGAGAGAATAAGGCAACCTGCACAGACGTCGAAATCTGCACAGGAGGTATAAGTTACACAAAACTGTACTGCTAACTCCAGTTCCAGTTACTCTTTCTGGTCGCTCAAGACTTACCATGGAACAAACTGTTTATGTTCATCTTACAGGAAGAAGTGATCGCTGAGGGGGTTGATGATGAGGAAGAACTAGAAGAGATTAGGGAAAGGCTTGCCAAAGTTAGATCATAATATGTTGACTTCCCACTTTTTACCTCTACCTTGAGGTAGGAAAATGTGCCTGTATTATATCAACTTAAGTTCAGCACTTCAACCTGTTCTTGGTGATGCCCTTTCAGCCCTTGATATGTCAGGGTTCTAATCCCAGCTTACATTTGAAGAATTAAATGTGATGATTTCCTTGTCACGACTAGCTTTCTTGTAATTAATTTGACTAATAATTTGGCTGCGTTTGggctatattttattttgtcccGCTAAAATCAAATATGTCAACTaagttttgtttttgttctagttttccatggttttagtgcatggAATCTGAATGGTTATCGGCTATCCCCAAAAACTGATACACAGAATGGATTGATATCGGGTTACGGGTATCAGATAGAAATACCCATGCTTTCTCCTAAAAACAGgttttttgactttttatcccTGATTCGTATCGAGCGACATGGAGGAACGGGAATCTTATCACAATCAATAGGGCTTCTTTTTTGCCAAAGATCACCATACCTCTATTTTTAGAACTGTTCAATTTTTGTTCAAACTTTAGTGTAAATTCTGACAAAAACCTAGATAGTTTAATCAACAATATAGCCTACAAGGTGATGGATAGGAAAATGGTGATCATGGATCCCAAAGCCATCTTTCaaacatatttatattttgatcattaatatatatatatatatatatatataattttttttttttttatgtaatggAAACTCCAAAGACTGCCTGGCTTTGCCACTTGGAATAAGActatttcattttgttttccGAAGGACTTAACATCACGAAAATGTGAACACCTCATTTCTTGCCTTTCCCTCAAGTATTGTGTCATGACtttactaccaaaaaaaaaaaaaatttgtcatgATTTTGATATGAGTTCCTCTTAGAATATGCATCATTTAACTGCAAGGGGATACCTCAGTCAGCAAGGACCACCACGGTCATGAATTCGAGTCTCCTTttaggctaaaaaaaaaaaacttacaaacGTGGTTGAACAAAATTAATGGGCAACTGGGTAAGTATTTTGTTCAAATATAATTGAATGGATTagaaatttaacatgtgatcAATCAAAAATATCCACCCGGTAATTGACAATTAGTTTAGTTGCATCAGCCTTGCTCTTGACTCAATTTAAGAGGAGGGCATGTTTTGTATTACAACTTGACATGATATAAAGAAAATTCAagtaaatttaatattttatatttttttcttagtaaACTAATAATTTGTGTTGTTgaataataattcatttttcaaTGTTATATCAATGAccaaatatgaattttatttttttaaaaggatGGAAAAAGATATATCTTTGTTGGCATGATAGTCTTGGTAATAAGAACTGGTCTAGTTATCTGATAAGAAAATTAGATTTAAGATATTATTAGGAAAAATAACTTTGCCTAATCGTTTGGCTCCTCCATTCAGGCATAGAACACATAAACATTACCATCAGCctatgtgaaataaaaaatcccatctGTGCTAATGTCACTATAAGTGTTTTCATTGGTCTTTGCAATAGTATAGGGGACCACATGACCAGAAAAACAATCACTTGTCCTATTATTTTAAAAGGAATTTTCTAATTGACGTCTTTATAGGTGCATTCAAACTTGTAACAAAAAGATTTTcataataatttgaaagtgatttattattatgtcattattAAGATGAACCAATTAtctgatatatttttttagatgtCAGTAACAACAaaattatatcattattaagtcaacttttgaatttaaaaaatccaaataaatcaaaagatTTGTCACAATCTTTACTTCTTTAATCCAATTCTTTTTTCTACTGATTCAGACTTTCGATCGTCACTGATTCCAACTGATCCAAATCGGATGAAAATCAGTAGAGGCCAATCTCATGGCTAGTAGTGGAAGTATGAGGGTGTGAACTTGAACTGAAACCATTTACCTGAATCAAACCGACGtgtttaaatagaaataaactGAATAGTAATCagctttttttggttttaaaaattgacaacaaaaaaataataatcagtTCAAGTTGATTTTGAACCCGTAAATTGTCGGCTCTAAACAAATTAAATCGATAAACCGTTAAACCATTCAAACAAATGAACAATGGTTGGTTCCTGGATTGACCCAAATTTAGATTTTCAGAGTCTTacaaacccttttttttctaagcCTTGCGTGAATTTATTTAGTGGGATTTTGCATCTATAAAAACATAGGTTCTCAATTGGGCCCAGAATTCTAGATCATTTTCTTGCGGAGGCTAGGCATGATCTTCGGCTGAACCATATGACCAAAACTGattaataaacaaaaacaaataataattgtaTAACCAAACGATATAAAATAGATTAACCAAAATCGGTTTCGATTTGggaatttagaatctattaataatcttttaaattttgatttccatTCATCACATTCTGAACTGAATAGAAGCCAACataaaatcgaaccatttaatcGTAATAGAATCGATTAATACCTTTACATATAATAAATCCACTTAGCGTACTCAAGAAAAATTATACAATACATTTGGAGTGCATTTTAACCTatagtcatttatttatttattatttttttgggcagTTGCCCAACATCAGGCTTCATGACCcctgaattaaaaaaatgattaaaaacaGAAATTGGTTTGGTAATGATGTAATTGTATATTAAAGTTGACTGGAAACTGTTAATTGAATAGTAGATAACCACATGGCACAATCACTTCTCCAGTacattctatatatatatatatatatatatatatatcttttttcatatttcttcaATCTTTTTCCTATTGAAAATGATCACTTTGAAGCATCTCTATGTCTTAACCAGTCCTTGATTTCTTCACTTAATTAGTTTTTATCGATAACTACACTCAATGTGTATCCCAATCTCATatcttaatttaattgtttatcaaagaaagaaaaaaacttgtATCATAAACATAGCTCTTAGTGTGAGAAATACAAGCAATCCCATTAAACATATAAATCTTTATTCTTAAggcttcgtttggttgcaatgggaatttaaagtgaagggaagtgaaattttcttactttaaaaagaatgtttataatcatttctgcatgtgattgtataaactgtttaatttttgggtaatttacaacgccaccccctggaaaatgccaatattataaggacaccccctctctttcaccaaattggactcagACCCCCTGCTGTCAGTCAAcattacagaatataccaagaatgttgATATCAGCagttcatattttttaaaaataccattttacccttaaaaataggggagtgccaaaattgcccttaaatattttattcccaaaatcgattgaagaagaaaacctaactcacaacCTAACTTTGAGCAGTGAATCAATAAAGTATGGAGACAAGCAACCCTTAGAGCATGGATTGAACCAGTTGGAGGGGACGAAGAGTACTTTCAATTATTCAAAAGGCTAGAAGAGCGGAATAGAGAaacatcaggaaaaaaaaaagcgagaaaaatcagagaaagaaaagaaactcagctCTACTTTCAGCTGAACCGGGACGAagcacagagaaaaaaaaaaaaaaaaaaaaaaaaaacttcagccGAACCTGgtggaaaaacagagagagagagagagagagagagagaaccttagCACGGCAAAACTCGGCACAgagaaaaaacatagaaaaaaaaaaaaactttcagcCGAAACCTGGTggaaaacagagagagaggatagagagagagagagagagagagagacccttaGCACGGCAAAACTCGGCACAgagaaaaaacatagaaaaaaaaaaaaacttcagccGAACCTGgtggaaaaacagagagagagagagagagaaaaccttAGCACGGCAAAACTCGGAAGATTAGgataaagaaaacaaacaaaccTTTTTGCCGGCGACCTAAGATGGCAACGATGGGAAGTCCACTTCTCGCCAGGGATGAAAAGAGAAGTATTCGCCGGCGACTGTCCTGTTTATCTTGGCTGGAACTCATCTGAACCTTTggtagaggagagaaggagaatgaaatggtaaaaaagtaaagaggggtattttgggatAATAAAAATGGGTAACTTAccagtgttttactcataagggcaaaaacgtcatttcaaagcattTTGTAACActgactgacggcagggggtccgagtccaatttggtgaaagagagggggtgtccctataatattggcattctccagggggtggcgttgtaaattacccattaatttttttaaccatatttagtaataaaatattttacatattatagcaaagggttttggatgcaaagtaaagtgaaatttataaccaaatatggaatgatttgaaattaatattaaagtcacatgggtaatgattacattaatttcttttttaagtatgaaaattttactttccttccctttaattccccttctAACCAAACATACCCTAAGGATTTTTCTTATtgccttccttttttttttagaggtgtcatttagatGATTTCTACTTTAAATATAATTAATGATTTAAGAATAATTAGATCGGGAAATACAAGCAATCctattaaatatataaatctttattcttaagaatttttcttattggcatcctttttctgcAGAGATGTCATTTAGATGGTTTCTTCTTTAAATATGACTAATAATTTAGGACTAAATCTTTTTATTCCCCAAAAAATATCAACAAGAACAAGattttgttttggtaaaatCTAGAATTGGGATC
This window encodes:
- the LOC122081113 gene encoding vacuolar protein sorting-associated protein 24 homolog 1-like, which encodes MKKMKNLLKPKPDPQQQLRDWQRRLRQECRNIERQIRDVQREQKSVEKAIREAAKRNDMVSAKALAKEIVRSKRAVNRLHENRAQLNSISMHLGESVAIARTVGHLSKSTEVMKLVNNLMKAPEVAATMQEFSKEMTKAGVIEEMVNDAVDTALDSEDIEEETEEEVDKVLSELAGETAAQLPESVRKERIRQPAQTSKSAQEEEVIAEGVDDEEELEEIRERLAKVRS